From the Synergistaceae bacterium genome, the window AGGGCTTCGACGTGCTCCAGCGGGCCGTGGACGTCATTTCGCGGATGGCGGTCTCCACGGACGACGGGAACGATGAGGAGGTCAGACGGCTGGTGGAGGAGATAGAGGGGCTTATGCAGCTCGAAACCGCCCCGCCCGGCGAGGCGGTGTTACCTGCGACCGCAGTCGCGGACGAGCCCCGGGAGGAGAGGCCTTCAGGGGTCGGGGCGCCTGTTCCTGAGGAGGCGCCCGGGCCGGAAAGAAAGCAGCCCGCACAGGCGCCGAGGGCGTCCGACCAGCCCAGGAGCGCAGCTCGTGAGACCGTCAGGGTGGCGTCCTCGAAGCTCGACTCCCTGCTGCTGAAGACCCAGGAGCTGCTGACGGTGAACCTCGCCCTTGCGGTGCGCATGGAGGACGTCCACGACCTTGTCAGCCTTCAGACCGAGCTGGAGAGGGAGTGGGATCTGGCCGTTTCCTCTCTTAAGCGGGATGGAAAGAGCGATGAGAGAGCGCTTGCGAAAGTCTCCGAGTTCCTTCGCTCCGGCAGGAGACGCTTGAGGAAGATCCGCGAGAAACTGCGCAAAATGGAGAACTCTCTTCGCTCGGACCAACGCCTCGTGGGAGGAATGACCAACGAGTTGATGGACGATGCCCGATCGGCGGCGATGCTGCCCTTTTCCTCCTTGCTCTCCGCTTTTCCGAAGATCGCCAGGGACCTGGGGCGCGATCTCCTCAAAGAGGTCGACGTCGTGATAGAAGGCGATGGCATAGAGGTCGACAAACGCATACTCGAGGGGATAAAGGACCCCCTTGTTCACCTGGTGAGGAACAGCGTGGATCACGGCATGGAGCGCCCCGAGGAAAGGCTGTCCTCGGGGAAGCCCTCCGTCGGGAAACTGTCGATATCCGTCTCCCAGGCCGACGGCGGCAGGGTAGAGGTCCTGGTGCAGGACGACGGCAGGGGCATTGACCCGCAAAAGCTGCGCCAGAGGGCGATCAGGATGGGCGCCGTATCTGTGGACGAGGCGGAGCTCATGGACGACGCGGTGGCCCTGGATCTGATATTTCGCTCGGGCTTCTCCACCAGTTCCGTGGTGACCGGGGTCTCCGGGCGAGGGCTCGGCATGGCCATAGTCCGCGAGGGAGTGGAATCCCTCGGCGGAAGGGTGGCGATCGACTCCAAGCCCGGGGTCGGGACATCCTTCCGACTCACTCTGCCCTTGGCCCTGGCGACCTTCCGGGGAGTCCTGGTCGAGGAGTGGGACGAGCTCTTGGTCATACCGTCGCCCAGCCTGAAGAGGGTGGGCAGAGTGGCGATCTCCGAGATCAAGAGGATCGGCAGGAAGGAGAGCATAACTGTCGATGGCGTCCCGACGGCCCTGACGCGTCTCGGTCACATATTGGAACTTGAGGAGCCAGAGAGAACGGAGGCTCCGGATAAGATCACGTTCGTGGTCATGGAGTTCGGGGGCGTCTTCGGCGCCTTCGTGGTGGACAGAGTCATGGATGAGCGAGAGATACTGCTCAAGCCCTTCGGCAGGCAGCTCGCCAGGGTGAGAAACGTCTCGGGAGCGACAGTGCTTGGATCGGGCAGGGTGGTGCCGGTGCTGAACCCGGCCGACATCATTCGTTCGTTGCAAGGAACGGCCGAAGGAAGGCGCCTGCTGACCGATATCGTAGACGAGAGGGAACAGGACAGAGTGCTGGTCGTCGAGGATTCGATAACATCCCGCACCCTTTTGAGGAACATCCTGTCGGCGGCCGGCTACGATGTAAGGACCGCCGCCGACGGCCGGGAGGCCTGGGATATCCTCTCCGCGGACTCATTCGACGCCGTCGTGTCCGACGTGGAGATGCCCCGGATGAACGGCCTCGAGCTCACTGCCAAAATTCGTTCGGACCCTGTCAGGACGGACCTTCCAGTGCTTCTCGTGACCTCTCTCGAATCCGAGGAAGACAGGCGGAGGGGCGCGGAGGTGGGTGCCGACGCTTACGTGGTGAAAAGCGGCTTTGATCATGAGAGACTGCTGGAGGCGCTGCGGCGCCTTCTGTAAGATGGGGGAAGCACTGTATGGCTAAAGTTCTGATAGTCGATGATTCCGCCATACTGCGGAGACTGCTCAAGAGAATCCTGAGCGACGACCCGGACCTTTTCGTCGTAGGCGCCGTCGAGAGCGGCGAAGAGGCCCTGCGCTTCCTGGAGGAGAACGCAGTTGACGTGATCACAATGGACATTCACATGCCGGGAATGGACGGTTTCGAGACGACCCGCAGGATAATGGAGTCGTCCGATCCGAAGCCGGTGGTGATCGTCAGCTCGCACTGGGACCCGATCGAGATAGAGAAGACCTTCGAGGCGATGGACGCTGGCGCCGTGGCGATACTCGCAAAGCCGACCGACGTCGTCCTGGACGAGTCCGATTATGCCGCCGAGTTTCTGAGAACCGTCAAAGAGGCGTCGATTTTGACAGTTCGGCCAATAAAAAGGAGAAAAAGCCCTTACGGCGGAACTCCGGCTGTCGAAGGCGCCTCGCGTGACGACGCATTTCAGCGAGCTATCACCGGGCAAAAAAAGAGAGTCTCCCTGGTGGTCGTCGGTGCTTCCACCGGGGGGCCCAACTCCATCTCGGAGTTCCTCGGGCGTTTTACAGCCGGATTCCCGTACCCCATCCTGGTGGTTCAGCATATGGCGAAGGGCTTCACGGCGGGGCTCGCGGACTGGTTGAACAGGACGACCCCTCTTCCCGTGCAGGTCGCCCAGGACGGACAGAGGCCGGAGAGCGGCATAGTCTACATAGCTCCGGAGGACCTGCACCTATGCCTTGGAGGCGATGGAGAGCTGGTCCTGATGGACGATCCGCCCGAGCACCTTGTCCGTCCGTCCGTGTCGCGACTGTTCAGAAGCGTCGCCTCCGTTCATAAAGGGGAGGTCGCGGCTGTACTGCTGTCCGGAATGGGGAAGGACGGCGCGGTCGAGATGAAGGCGCTGCGCGACATGGGGGCGGTCACCTTCGCCCAGGACAAGGAGAGCTCCGTAGTATGGGGAATGCCGGGGGAGGCGGTGCGGCTGGGTGCGGTGGATTACGTAGGCACTCCCACCTTCCTCGCCTCTATCCTGCAGGACGTGCTTGAGCGCCCGGAACGCCCGGAGTTGCTCGAGTCGTTGATGAACGGCCTTTCCGGTTGACCTTTTTCGCATCACTGGCTATAATGTCGCAAGCTTGAACGGAAAACGCGATGATGCGGAAGGCCCTGGTCAGGACCGCTGCCAGAGAGGGGAGCCCGAAGGCTGAGAGGCCCCCCGGCGGGGACGAAAGGCGCAAAGACCGAGGAGCGGGGGTGGAAACGGTCCCTTGGGACCGACAGTACATCCACGGGAGACGCCCGTCACAGCGTCCGAGGCGGGGCGCATTCAAGCGCCCAAGCAGGGTGGTACCGCGAGACATGTATGGCTCGTCCCTTCAGGGGGGCGAGCTTTTTTTCATACGAATAGAAAGAGGGCGCGTAAAATGCGAGAAGGGCTTACAATAAACGAGCGAGGGAGTCTCGTGTTCGGGGGATGGGACGTG encodes:
- a CDS encoding response regulator — protein: MSLIDRDFLEELRSDYVPEAEEYIQALVSGLLELEKRPESANECVEKLFRAAHSLKGASQAVMLPGISSICQVIESVFSKVKKDALKLSPEGFDVLQRAVDVISRMAVSTDDGNDEEVRRLVEEIEGLMQLETAPPGEAVLPATAVADEPREERPSGVGAPVPEEAPGPERKQPAQAPRASDQPRSAARETVRVASSKLDSLLLKTQELLTVNLALAVRMEDVHDLVSLQTELEREWDLAVSSLKRDGKSDERALAKVSEFLRSGRRRLRKIREKLRKMENSLRSDQRLVGGMTNELMDDARSAAMLPFSSLLSAFPKIARDLGRDLLKEVDVVIEGDGIEVDKRILEGIKDPLVHLVRNSVDHGMERPEERLSSGKPSVGKLSISVSQADGGRVEVLVQDDGRGIDPQKLRQRAIRMGAVSVDEAELMDDAVALDLIFRSGFSTSSVVTGVSGRGLGMAIVREGVESLGGRVAIDSKPGVGTSFRLTLPLALATFRGVLVEEWDELLVIPSPSLKRVGRVAISEIKRIGRKESITVDGVPTALTRLGHILELEEPERTEAPDKITFVVMEFGGVFGAFVVDRVMDEREILLKPFGRQLARVRNVSGATVLGSGRVVPVLNPADIIRSLQGTAEGRRLLTDIVDEREQDRVLVVEDSITSRTLLRNILSAAGYDVRTAADGREAWDILSADSFDAVVSDVEMPRMNGLELTAKIRSDPVRTDLPVLLVTSLESEEDRRRGAEVGADAYVVKSGFDHERLLEALRRLL
- the cheB gene encoding chemotaxis-specific protein-glutamate methyltransferase CheB, with translation MAKVLIVDDSAILRRLLKRILSDDPDLFVVGAVESGEEALRFLEENAVDVITMDIHMPGMDGFETTRRIMESSDPKPVVIVSSHWDPIEIEKTFEAMDAGAVAILAKPTDVVLDESDYAAEFLRTVKEASILTVRPIKRRKSPYGGTPAVEGASRDDAFQRAITGQKKRVSLVVVGASTGGPNSISEFLGRFTAGFPYPILVVQHMAKGFTAGLADWLNRTTPLPVQVAQDGQRPESGIVYIAPEDLHLCLGGDGELVLMDDPPEHLVRPSVSRLFRSVASVHKGEVAAVLLSGMGKDGAVEMKALRDMGAVTFAQDKESSVVWGMPGEAVRLGAVDYVGTPTFLASILQDVLERPERPELLESLMNGLSG